DNA sequence from the Candidatus Schekmanbacteria bacterium genome:
AAATTATTGTTTATTACAAACTAAGAGAAAACAAGAGCGCTGAAGAATATGAGGATTATTTCAGGAATGAAAAATATTCTGTTGTAATGAATTTTCCTTCTGTAAAGGAATTTAAATTGTACCGTGCAGATGAAATGTTAACTGGAAAAAAGGAATTCGATTTTTTAGGAGAATTGACTGTAACAAGCATTGAAGAATATAAAAAAGACCGAGATTCTGAAGCTTTCAAAGAATTTATTGAAAAATGGGTTTCTTATGCATTGCCTGAAAGTATGAAGGTTGTTTCGTTGAAAGAAATAAAAGCATAACTTATTTTGAACTGTTTGAAAAGAGGAGAAGACAAAGTGGAAATAGACGGCAAAACAGAAAAAGTTGGATTAATCGGTCATCCTGTAAGCCATAGCTTCTCACCAGTTATGCATAATGCAGCATTCGAGTTTTTGAAGATGAACTATGTCTATACTGCTTTCGATGTTAAACCGGAATCAATTAGAGAAGCAGTCCAAGGACTTTCCGCTTTGGGATTCAAAGGTGTCAATGTTACTGTGCCTCACAAGGAATCTGTCATTCCCTTTATGGATTCTCTATCAGATGAAGCAAAAATTATTGGTGCAGTGAATACTATAAAGTTTTCTGATGAAGAAATTAAAGGATACAATACTGATGCTTATGGATTTTCAGCAGCAATTGAAAAGGCATTTTCCATAAAATTAGAAGGAAAAAAAATATTTGTCATAGGCGCAGGCGGAGGTGCAAAAGCAGTTGCTACACAATCTGCAATAGACGGCGCAAAAAAGATAACTGTAACAGACATTTCAGAAGGTAAAGCTGAACAGTTAACAAATAACATTAGAAAAAACATTTGCAGCGTCCAAATTGAAGCAGTTAAAACTGAAAGCAGAGAAATGAAAAATGCCGTAGAAGACGCAGACATAATAATCAACGCCACACCTCTTGGAATGAAGGATAAGGACCCTATTCCAATTGATACAAATTTAATTGGAAAAGGACAAAAAATTTTCGACTTAATCTACAATCCAAAAGAAACAAAACTTATGAAAGAGGCGCAAATGAAAGGTTGTGAAGTATCAAACGGACTTATGATGCTTCTATATCAAGGAATGAAAAGCTTTGAAATATGGACAGGAATTAGACCGCCTGAAGAAGTTATGAAAAAAAAGCTTGAAAGTCGAGTTTTTGGGGGGAAGTAGTAAGATGAATTCAATTGTTTTAACGGGCTTTATGGGTACAGGTAAATCTGCTGTGGGCAAAGTTTTAGCTGAAAAACTTTCCTTTAAAATTATTGATACAGATGCAATGATAGAAGAAAAAGCAGGCACATCGATAAGTGAAATATTCAGAACAAAGGGTGAAGCTGTTTTCAGAGAATATGAGGAAAAGGTTATCGAGGAAATTGCGGGAAGCAGAAACTCGGTTGTTATTACCGGAGGCGGAGCTGTTATAAAGGAAAAAAATATTGAGAATTTGCGAAAATGTGGCAAGATAGTGTG
Encoded proteins:
- a CDS encoding shikimate kinase, with protein sequence MNSIVLTGFMGTGKSAVGKVLAEKLSFKIIDTDAMIEEKAGTSISEIFRTKGEAVFREYEEKVIEEIAGSRNSVVITGGGAVIKEKNIENLRKCGKIVCLKATPEEIYNRVKYETHRPLLQVENPIDRIKELLNAREEFYKKADFSIDTTGLKIEEVADKVIETLNLKSSA
- a CDS encoding EthD family reductase, producing MIGGDGMEKIIVYYKLRENKSAEEYEDYFRNEKYSVVMNFPSVKEFKLYRADEMLTGKKEFDFLGELTVTSIEEYKKDRDSEAFKEFIEKWVSYALPESMKVVSLKEIKA
- a CDS encoding shikimate dehydrogenase, whose protein sequence is MLNCLKRGEDKVEIDGKTEKVGLIGHPVSHSFSPVMHNAAFEFLKMNYVYTAFDVKPESIREAVQGLSALGFKGVNVTVPHKESVIPFMDSLSDEAKIIGAVNTIKFSDEEIKGYNTDAYGFSAAIEKAFSIKLEGKKIFVIGAGGGAKAVATQSAIDGAKKITVTDISEGKAEQLTNNIRKNICSVQIEAVKTESREMKNAVEDADIIINATPLGMKDKDPIPIDTNLIGKGQKIFDLIYNPKETKLMKEAQMKGCEVSNGLMMLLYQGMKSFEIWTGIRPPEEVMKKKLESRVFGGK